In Saccharomycodes ludwigii strain NBRC 1722 chromosome III, whole genome shotgun sequence, one DNA window encodes the following:
- the MET4 gene encoding Met4p (similar to Saccharomyces cerevisiae YNL103W | MET4 | METhionine requiring) → MSFTNNNNNNNNDSNSDNINTEFVNFFDGTPSNNINESNTNANNNNTHLYNRIQHPIIPANIDTGNSANGNNFLHNDETPAILLEQLAYIDNFIPQLEDDLHGSNANISNSNTEPHTFEFNTENTNASNNGNSNIFNSMNIDDRLAAELSVFAHETFIFPDEDKNTNGNDHHDIYDDTNHATNTMNNELNNTVSNNINNNPNTNHIIGNNNTPDLPKHKHLTDRKRNLLAKQYDLSRKRFSTKNNANRSSPNNNINITSPQSSNVNSNQFFTNINQGNTPIPSNTNSFDHGGFTNVDILDYNRTNQIERINNDATSDRNNITHNHLNNSPISDIFSPHMKNSPNEFSVYTPTALNGNTNSITTTGSNNSGNITQNANTNSAFSTVPTSILISKFPKVTVPHGAKESLLQLGLTVDQIDSIAVIVSYFQRENYRFTDNLVNNVDNLNSNNNTNHILNTNDLLLSFLNNNSVIKKKRTLGERKEEEEKEEKEERVGEKGGGGNDVIEQQIQDGEEGSRKKKKKEEKRNGQQKQNKEKEIVQQKQQEKKEDNRTLDLNGAQSNDAKKSKNNNSVNTFNGTITTDNGIRNDTTSIDKNKENNNNNNNNNNHSSKKNISNIGSSSLGNDCSSSDGANDNANKNDNKPSKRARNTANISTNDETKKDSLENRISELSELAVDLKNKIRKLELENKLLKKLVMERGGFKNLEDLDSLKKQ, encoded by the coding sequence ATGAGTTttactaataacaataacaacaataacaacgaTAGTAACAGTGATAACATTAATACGGAGTTTgtgaatttttttgatggaACCCCCagcaacaatattaatgaaaGTAATACTAAtgctaataacaataatactcATTTATATAACCGTATTCAACACCCCATAATTCCTGCTAATATCGATACTGGTAACTCTGCCAATGGTAATAACTTTCTTCATAATGATGAAACGCCTGCTATACTATTAGAACAATTGGCCTATATAGATAATTTCATTCCACAGTTAGAAGACGATTTGCATGGTAGTAATGCAAATATTAGCAATTCCAATACAGAACCGCACACTTTTGAATTCAATACTGAAAATACTAATGCGAGTAATAACGGTAACAGTAACATATTTAATAGCATGAATATTGATGATAGACTAGCAGCAGAATTAAGTGTTTTTGCCCATGAAacctttatttttcccGATGAAGATAAAAACACCAATGGTAATGATCATCATGATATTTATGATGATACCAATCATGCGACTAATACTATGAATAATGAGCTTAATAATACTGTTTctaacaatattaataataatccaaATACTAATCATATTATTGGTAACAATAACACCCCAGATCTTCCCAAACATAAACATCTAACTGATAGAAAGCGTAATTTATTGGCTAAACAATACGATTtatcaagaaaaagattttcGACCAAAAATAATGCTAACCGTTCATCTcctaataacaatattaatattactagTCCTCAAAGCTCCAATGTTAATAGtaaccaattttttaccAATATAAACCAAGGCAATACACCTATCCCTTCCAACACCAATAGCTTTGACCATGGCGGGTTTACCAATGTAGATATCTTGGACTACAATCGTACTAATCAAATAGAACGTATCAATAATGATGCTACTAGTGACAGGAATAATATTACGCATAATCACCTTAATAATTCTCCTATAAGTGACATATTTTCACCACATATGAAGAATTCTCCAAATGAATTTTCAGTATATACTCCGACCGCACTTAATGGCAATACAAATtctattactactactggtaGTAATAACAGCGGCAATATTACTCAAAATGCTAATACAAATAGTGCATTTTCTACTGTACCAACATCGATATTGATATCTAAATTCCCTAAAGTTACTGTACCCCATGGAGCTAAAGAATCTTTATTACAATTGGGTTTAACCGTTGATCAAATAGATTCCATCGCTGTCATTGTCAGTTATTTTCAAAGAGAAAATTATAGATTTACGGATAATTTGGTAAATAACGTTGATAATTTgaacagtaataataatactaatcatattttaaacacaaatgatttattgctctcttttttaaacaataatagcgtcataaagaaaaaacgtACTTTaggagaaagaaaagaagaagaagaaaaagaagaaaaagaagagcgAGTAGGTGAAAAGGGTGGAGGAGGCAATGATGTTATTGAACAACAAATTCAGGATGGGGAAGAAGGAAGtcggaaaaagaaaaaaaaagaagaaaaaagaaatggacaacaaaaacaaaataaagaaaaggaaattgtgcagcaaaaacaacaagaaaaaaaagaggacAATAGAACACTGGATCTAAATGGAGCTCAGAGTAATGATGCTAAGAAAtctaaaaacaacaatagcGTCAATACTTTTAATGGAACAATTACCACGGATAATGGCATACGGAATGACACCACCagtattgataaaaataaagaaaacaataataataataataataataataatcactcatccaagaaaaatatatcaaacATTGGCTCATCTTCTCTTGGCAACGATTGCAGCAGTAGTGATGGTGCTAATGATAAcgcaaataaaaatgacaaCAAACCATCAAAGCGAGCTAGGAATACTGCTAATATTTCTACTAATGATGAAACCAAAAAAGATTCTTTAGAAAATCGAATAAGCGAGCTATCTGAACTAGCAGTTGatttaaagaataaaatcCGAAAATTGGagttagaaaataaattattaaaaaaattggttatGGAAAGAGGTGGGTTTAAAAACTTAGAAGACCTAGatagtttaaaaaaacaataa
- the VAM3 gene encoding SNAP receptor VAM3 (similar to Saccharomyces cerevisiae YOR106W | VAM3 | VAcuolar Morphogenesis), giving the protein MTLPNAVSIQDDHSLILILEKLTPKVKEFNKKININIGSGKRDSLLIRKQIEDTIITPCMEIISNYKTQRQQQQNNGVTNYNSKLNKDIETLIQEYEVLLKEYYKKKLQYPIYKDNNGTTTVIHSSDNNQNSTSINSSNNANNLIIVNANDRSENDGYISMPLADEDKPLLSTSSSGMVPPNHKNYQSQQQLLIQEEGEQQQQQSFDNIDQEQVDFHQLVVTERDTQMDRIHGQVKEVNAIFQQLGSIIKQQGEQVDDIENNINNFSDNVQNASAKLVKAEKVQKTGNRCRIILLIVIGMIVLIILLAV; this is encoded by the coding sequence atgactcTTCCAAATGCAGTAAGTATACAAGATGACCATAGCTTAATCCTAATATTGGAGAAACTAACACCAAAGGTTAAAGagttcaataaaaaaatcaatataaatataggCAGTGGTAAGAGAGATAGTTTATTAATCAGAAAACAAATTGAAGACACAATAATTACACCATGTAtggaaataatatcaaattaTAAAACCCAGCGgcagcagcaacaaaataatGGAGTAACTAATTACAATAGTAAgttaaataaagatatagAAACTTTAATTCAAGAATATGAGGTATTGCTGAAAGAATACtataagaaaaagttacAGTATCCTATTTATAAGGATAACAATGGTACGACTACTGTTATTCATAGCTCTgataataatcaaaattcGACTTCTATCAATAGCAgtaataatgctaataaCCTTATAATCGTGAATGCTAATGATAGAAGTGAAAATGATGGTTATATATCTATGCCGCTTGCTGATGAGGATaaaccattattatcaacaagTTCTAGTGGTATGGTTCCTCCTAATcataaaaattatcaatcccaacaacaattattaatacaagaagaaggagagcaacaacaacagcaatcATTTGATAACATTGATCAAGAACAAGTTGATTTCCATCAATTAGTAGTTACCGAACGTGATACACAAATGGATAGAATACATGGACAGGTTAAAGAGGTTAATGctatttttcaacaactAGGCAGTATCATCAAGCAACAAGGAGAACAAGTTGatgatattgaaaataatattaataattttagtGATAATGTACAAAATGCTTCAGCAAAGTTGGTTAAGGCTGAAAAAGTTCAAAAAACTGGGAACAGATGTAGgattatattattgattGTGATTGGTATGATTGTATTAATCATTCTTCTAGCGGTGTAA
- a CDS encoding DNA-directed DNA polymerase alpha catalytic subunit POL1 (similar to Saccharomyces cerevisiae YNL102W | POL1 | POLymerase), which produces MSTANKLKILKKLKKTRNNTTNRRIITGSDTTKDKKFGISEDDKEEEEEEEKIYDLIDENEYRTRKRQELLKDDFVVDDDGIGEYVDNGVDDWEHEHNYYTSDEDQDEDLAMNGKIKKSNKAKNTSNISSLITKHHSKSKNKGSSLNTLTSATNIGNNNKRKINADDFDDILADFDDSLPSITNINTRTHKGPSSTIMRNSKKNNNLNSSGQFTDNRLDSISDSANAPLIKNRRVNNNSNNTDMNVLSSSTSIKKIKLSSPTFTTIGSSPLRNVTTNNHLNNNINGDADMDLNNEFISNISSSPFKKTTTIQDDTKVLKKEDLNKHILYGVGSNGIYNGDDDDDNDDDDDDVQIGSRRTRRVIRTAATNRKINLNMKSESITVSPFVTAPNTPNTTLHDTATLSSPLVTTKILNRMENSLTTSEKLTKEQLYVNDAGDLEFFWLDYSEVDGTLLLFGKIKTLEENKFESCMLQVDGLYKELYFLPKATRTVTDIHEEIIPLLMDMYGLENIRAKPEKMKYAFELPDIPRSETEYLKVLLPYKTPKNSHRNIPSDLTSENIAHVFGGSTKIFESFVVQRKIMGPSWLTLSGVVFDQLRGASHCRIELKVNRPNDVQCNTGITTNDVTPPLKTMALNVQTSMNTNENRQEIVSITMNIKSNVNLDNPGDDNKATVENNIITLVRPPQSSTFPVGLSTLLKKKFPTNTFRLFNNEKTLLNCFAALMKVHDPDVIVGHRLENVALDIILSRMYDFKIVNFSTMGRRLRREWPEKFKKHNNNNNFYIIRDIFSGRLICDIANEMGQSLTPKCQSWDLAEMYSVTCGKEYSVLEINFNKGQYQEDSNAMSLALEEGMNYSSMIDEIATQIQILSLTKQLTNLAGNSWNQTLSGNRAARNEYILLHEFTREHYIVPDKELKRSNTTTTVNSVNSKDNNTVGSNGRSKKSKYQGGLVFEPERGLHRNYVLVMDFNSLYPSIIQEFNICFTTVDRDHLLNASNSNDDEFALPEIPSSDKSQGVLPRLLHTLVQRRYEVKKIMKTETDPYKKQQCEIKQQALKLTANSMYGCLGYVHSRFYAKPLAMLVTNKGREILMNTRQLAESLSLTVVYGDTDSVMIDTGCTTYKEAIKIGESFKKLVNERYKLLEIDIDNVFSKLLLHAKKKYAALTCYFDEQGNEKTLLEVKGLDMKRREYCPLSKEVSAQVLKLIFSDKFNDPEMALQEVYSYLEVTAKDVNENKIKYDQFRINTRLSKDPSQYPGGKSMPAVQVALRLRKAGRVIKAGSVITFIITQATAAENEENTFNGNNNVDVANRARAFVELLAKGSTLQPDPDYYLEKQIFTPVKRLLENIEGFDVVRLGISLGLGNKRHLLKVSSGNANNNSNVGSDLQPLESTISDRERFKDCRELVLLCPHCEHCFAYGGLISSPDYEITFNGIRCKYCEHTLSAIEITSQVESRIRGYIALYYEGWLQCNDTVCNNITRSVCMYGKKCLVENCSGVMHYKYSDRELYNQLLYFDSLFDVDKNKMQKLRAQSDKSSRLNDGEVRALAEQNRGLLNVSRGVVQKYLNDCARRNSKCIPISKTPSASSSYQQKQRRQSIMLLSESVQSRRSSVFLGAKKSKRSQLSNNSVDSKIFVNINSPNFKTNHLRNDEIVNSLKNNYLNHNFSHSSGKNSINSSLASISAHSSVIDNDDYGYDSDVHNHGNTKENHDNDGEEEREGEGEGEGEDLNLKSPAGDITRDIYMYSKRNDRSKKNWRKNKISKKHASVDDLSIIEEDRRRRSTASAINVPGGFRREFIVQKVKNNMKNKNTNGHYSSLDNKDLEYDSDENDIGKIPFLTRNFLEFLYVYGHFAGESLEDEIYPPELLPDTQEPDDDDDDDATPLLSGQKTSKRKHKKKKLSAKGTTSTFKAFLLMIKSFIGTGVLFLPRGFSNGGLTFSIIMLVFFGIYSYWCYYILIQSKVATKVSSFGDIGAKLYGPWMKFIILSSLVLTQLGFSAAYVVFTAQNLMAFLTNIFHFSLNQDANGDGIKLGYLLAFQFIVFIPLSFIRNVSKLSLPSLFANFFIMGGLLIVIFFSAKHLIFDLHCQPANGIIYGFNPSDWSLFVGTAIFAFEGIGLIIPVQDSMKHPEKFPKVLLMVIITACVLFIGIATLGYISYGDQIETVILLNLPQTNIFVNLIQFFYSMAILLSTPLQLFPAIAIIESKVFPKFTKIYGVNGDITELRLNSGKNNWKIKWLKNTVRTFIVFLVVFIAYFGSNNLDKFVSIVGCFACIPLVYIYPPMLHLFSCSRPKLVEDKSFSFTKRFQVALDYILIVFGTIRQPNNKMSASKKRGFYTEFEQQDTKALTTTVVIQENENQSNKNIPVKELTSEIVSNQALLEKFSKLRKLIDYQYHYIYYEYHNLKSALKNEGQNVSNSIQMNIINGNEFEINEKLVPSICYSLTAFYTGRIITNPNNWNSIFFKQNIKSVSAKLLTSFPSRILLPFIFAGVIFAKETPKTFDNVATYAMKRNKDELSFVGSCKKWRSEIEQKCSTLEKDIDLKLQQNIHSLRKFIMESI; this is translated from the exons ATGAGTACAGCCAACAAActtaaaatattgaaaaaattgaaaaaaactAGGAACAATACTACTAACAGGAGAATAATTACAGGTTCCGATACCACcaaagacaaaaaatttGGGATTTCTGAAGACGACAaggaggaagaggaagaggaggAAAAGATCTATGATTTaattgatgaaaatgaatataGAACCCGTAAGAGACAAGAGTTATTAAAAGATGATTTTGTagttgatgatgatggtaTTGGTGAGTATGTTGACAACGGTGTGGATGACTGGGAACACGAACATAATTATTACACTTCTGATGAAGACCAAGATGAAGATCTTGCTATgaatggaaaaataaaaaaatcaaataaagcTAAAAATACTAGCAACATTTCATCTTTAATTACTAAGCACCATTCAAAGTCAAAAAATAAGGGTTCTTCCCTAAACACACTCACATCTGCCACCAATATtggcaataataacaaaaggaaaattaaTGCCGATGATTTCGATGATATATTAGCCGATTTTGACGATTCTTTACCAAGTATTACCAATATTAACACCCGTACTCACAAAGGACCATCATCAACAATTATGAGAAAttccaagaaaaataacaactTAAATAGCTCAGGTCAATTTACAGATAATCGTCTAGATAGCATTAGTGATTCTGCTAATGCTCCACTTATAAAAAATCGTAGGGTTAACAATAACAGCAATAACACTGACATGAATGTACTGTCTTCCTCAActtccattaaaaaaattaaactttCTTCACCAACTTTCACCACTATTGGAAGTTCCCCATTGAGAAATGTTACAACTAATAACCAccttaacaataatatcaacGGTGATGCTGACATGGATCTGAATAATGaatttatttctaatatAAGTAGCTCTCCATTTAAGAAGACCACTACTATTCAAGATGATACTAAAGTTCTTAAAAAAGAggatttaaataaacacaTCCTGTATGGAGTTGGCTCAAATGGCATATATAATggtgatgatgacgatgataATGACGacgatgacgatgatgTGCAAATTGGAAGTAGGCGTACAAGAAGGGTTATCCGGACCGCTGCAACGAACcgtaaaattaatttaaatatgaAAAGTGAATCAATAACCGTTTCCCCATTTGTTACAGCGCCAAATACCCCTAATACAACATTGCATGATACTGCAACATTATCTTCACCATTAGTGACCACgaaaattttaaacagAATGGAAAATTCATTGACAACTAGTGAAAAATTAACCAAAGAACAGCTTTATGTTAATGATGCAGGTGatttagaatttttttggttggATTATTCCGAGGTTGACGGGACTTTATTGCTATTTGGTAAAATCAAAACATTAGAAGAAAACAAATTCGAATCGTGTATGCTACAGGTTGATGGGTTGTATAAggaattatattttttaccCAAAGCAACTCGTACAGTGACAGACATCCATGAGGAAATTATTCCATTGTTGATGGATATGTACGGTTTAGAGAATATCCGCGCTAAACCTgagaaaatgaaatatgCTTTTGAATTGCCAGACATTCCAAGAAGTGAGActgaatatttaaaagttttactACCTTATAAAACACCTAAAAATAGCCATAGAAATATCCCATCTGATTTAACAAGTGAAAATATTGCACATGTTTTTGGTGGCTCTactaaaatttttgaaagttttgtagtccaaagaaaaatcatGGGCCCTTCTTGGTTGACTTTGTCTGGTGTTGTGTTTGATCAGTTACGAGGTGCTTCTCACTGCAGAATTGAACTAAAAGTCAATAGGCCCAATGATGTCCAATGTAATACTGGAATTACTACGAACGATGTCACACCACCCTTAAAAACTATGGCCTTGAATGTTCAAACTAGTATGAACACGAATGAAAATAGACAGGAAATTGTTAGTATCACAATGAACATTAAATCTAATGTGAATTTAGATAATCCAGGAGACGATAATAAAGCTACTgtggaaaataatataatcacCTTGGTGCGCCCCCCACAAAGCTCTACTTTCCCGGTTGGATTGTCTactttattgaaaaaaaaatttccgACAAATACATTCAGACTTTTTAACAAtgaaaaaacattattgaACTGTTTTGCTGCTTTAATGAAGGTGCATGACCCAGATGTAATAGTTGGTCATAGATTGGAAAATGTAGCtcttgatattattttgtctAGAATGtatgattttaaaattgttaacTTCAGCACGATGGGCCGTCGTTTACGAAGAGAGTGGCCAgagaaatttaaaaaacataataataacaataatttttatattattcgCGATATTTTTAGTGGTAGACTAATCTGCGATATTGCTAATGAGATGGGCCAATCTTTGACTCCAAAATGTCAATCTTGGGACTTGGCTGAAATGTACTCTGTAACTTGTGGTAAAGAATATTCTGTTTTggaaattaattttaacaagGGCCAATATCAAGAAGATTCAAATGCTATGAGCTTGGCTCTGGAAGAAGGTATGAATTATTCTTCTATGATTGACGAAATTGCAACACAAATTCaaatattatctttaaCCAAACAGTTAACAAACCTTGCTGGCAATTCTTGGAATCAAACGTTAAGTGGAAACAGAGCTGCAAGAAATGAGTACATTTTATTGCATGAATTTACGAGAGAACACTATATTGTGCCAGATAAGGAACTCAAGAGGAGTAacactactactactgttAATAGTGTAAACTCTAAGGACAACAATACAGTGGGTTCCAATGGTAGATctaaaaaatctaaatacCAAGGTGGTTTAGTTTTTGAGCCTGAAAGAGGGTTACATAGAAATTACGTTTTAGTTATGGATTTTAACTCGTTGTATCCGTCTATTATTCaagaatttaatatttgttttaccACAGTTGACAGAGACCACTTGTTAAATGCTTCCAATAGCAATGATGACGAATTTGCTTTGCCCGAAATTCCAAGTTCCGATAAATCACAAGGTGTTTTACCAAGATTGTTACACACTTTAGTTCAACGTCGTTAtgaagttaaaaaaatcatgaAAACGGAAACTGATccatataaaaaacaacaatgtGAAATTAAGCAACAAGCTTTGAAGCTAACCGCTAATTCTATGTACGGTTGTTTGGGGTATGTTCATAGTAGGTTTTATGCTAAACCGCTAGCTATGTTGGTTACTAATAAGGGCAGAGAAATTTTAATGAACACTAGACAACTAGCCGAAAGCTTGAGCTTAACTGTTGTTTATGGGGATACAGACTCTGTCATGATAGATACAGGATGCACTACATATAAAGAGGCCATTAAAATTGGCGAAAGTTTCAAGAAACTTGTTAATGAGCGCTACAAATTGCTAGAGATAGACATTGACAACGTTTTCAGTAAATTGTTATTGCAtgcgaaaaaaaaatatgctGCATTAACTTGTTATTTTGATGAACAAGGTAATGAAAAAACACTTTTGGAAGTCAAGGGCTTAGATATGAAGCGCCGTGAATATTGTCCACTTTCTAAAGAAGTCAGTGCACAAGttttaaagttaattttttctgatAAATTTAATGATCCTGAAATGGCATTACAAGAGGTTTATTCATATTTGGAGGTTACTGCTAAAGatgttaatgaaaataaaatcaagtATGATCAGTTTAGAATAAACACCAGGTTATCTAAGGATCCATCTCAGTACCCTGGGGGCAAATCGATGCCGGCAGTTCAGGTTGCATTAAGGTTGCGAAAAGCTGGCAGAGTCATTAAAGCCGGCAGTGTTATTACCTTTATCATAACACAGGCAACCGCTGcagaaaatgaagaaaacaCTTTTAATGGCAACAATAACGTTGATGTTGCCAATCGTGCACGAGCTTTTGTTGAATTGCTAGCCAAGGGATCTACATTACAGCCTGATCCTGACTATTATttggaaaaacaaattttcaCACCGGTTAAAAGGCTATTAGAAAACATTGAAGGTTTTGATGTGGTTCGACTAGGCATTAGTCTAGGATTGGGAAACAAAAGGCATCTATTGAAAGTTAGTAGTGGCAAcgccaataataatagtaatgtGGGTTCTGATTTGCAACCGTTAGAGTCGACTATAAGTGATAGGGAAAGATTTAAGGACTGCAGAGAATTGGTCTTACTCTGTCCTCATTGTGAACATTGTTTTGCATATGGTGGGTTGATTTCATCTCCAGACTACGAAATAACATTTAATGGTATTCGTTGTAAGTATTGTGAGCATACTTTGTCTGCAATTGAAATTACAAGTCAGGTAGAAAGCAGAATAAGAGGATATATTGCATTATATTATGAGGGTTGGCTACAATGTAATGATACGGTTTGTAACAATATTACTAGATCAGTTTGTATGTACGGTAAGAAATGTCTAGTGGAAAACTGTAGCGGTGTGATGCATTACAAATACAGCGATAGAGAATTATATAATCAGTTATTGTATTTTGATTCACTATTTGATGtagacaaaaataaaatgcaGAAATTGAGAGCTCAAAGTGATAAAAGTAGCAGATTAAATGATGGTGAAGTTAGGGCACTGGCCGAACAAAATAGAGGTTTGTTGAATGTTAGTAGAGGTGTTGTtcaaaagtatttaaatGATTGTGCTCGTAG AAATTCTAAATGTATTCCAATATCTAAGACTCCATCTGCATCATCTTCatatcaacaaaaacaaaggCGTCAATCTATAATGCTGCTATCCGAGTCAGTGCAGAGTCGAAGATCTTCTGTATTTTTAGGTGCGAAAAAATCCAAAAGATCACAATTATCTAATAATTCAGTGGattctaaaatatttgtcAATATAAACTCcccaaattttaaaacaaaccACCTTCGTAATGATGAAATTGTAAACAGtctaaaaaacaattatttaaatcacAATTTCAGCCATTCGAGTGGTAAGAATAGCATAAACTCTTCTTTGGCAAGCATCAGTGCTCATTCTTCTGTAATAGACAACGATGATTATGGGTACGATTCAGACGTTCACAACCACGGCAATACCAAAGAAAATCATGATAATGAcggagaagaagaaagagaagGAGAAGGAGAAGGAGAAGGAgaagatttaaatttaaagtcTCCAGCTGGGGATATTACAAGAGATATTTATATGTATTCCAAAAGAAACGACAgaagtaaaaaaaactggagaaagaataaaattagCAAAAAACATGCTTCTGTTGATGATTTAAGCATAATAGAAGAAgatagaagaagaagaagtaCCGCAAGCGCAATTAATGTTCCTGGTGGATTTAGAAGAGAATTTATTGTtcaaaaagttaaaaacaacatgaagaataaaaacacaaatGGCCACTATAGTTCTTTAGACAACAAAGACTTAGAGTATGACAGcgatgaaaatgatataGGAAAGATACCTTTTCTAACACGTAattttttagaatttttaTACGTGTACGGTCATTTTGCAGGTGAGTCTCTTGAGGACGAAATATACCCCCCAGAATTATTGCCAGACACACAAGAGcctgatgatgatgatgatgatgatgcaACTCCGTTGTTATCCGGTCAAAAAACCAGCAAGCGTAAacataagaaaaaaaagttatctGCTAAAGGTACAACATCTACGTTCAAAGCCTTTTTATTGATGATTAAATCATTCATCGGTACAGGTGTCTTGTTTTTACCACGAGGGTTTTCTAATGGTGGATTGACATTTTCCATAATAATGTTGGTATTTTTTGGCATATATTCCTATTGGTGTTActatattttaatacaatCCAAAGTGGCTACAAAAGTGTCATCGTTCGGTGATATTGGTGCCAAATTGTATGGGCCATGGatgaaatttattattttgtctTCTCTAGTTTTAACCCAATTAGGATTTTCTGCAGCATACGTTGTTTTCACTGCTCAGAATTTGATGGCATTTTTAACAAACATTTTCCATTTCTCTTTAAATCAAGATGCAAACGGGGATGGCATTAAATTAGGTTATCTTTTAGCCTTCCAATTTATAGTTTTCATACCTTTATCATTCATTAGAAACGTGTCTAAATTGTCATTACCATCATTATTTgccaattttttcattatggGTGGGTTATTGattgtcatttttttcagtgCAAAGCACctaatttttgatttacaCTGCCAACCCGCAAATGGaattatatatggatttAACCCATCAGACTGGAGTTTGTTTGTTGGTACTGCAATTTTTGCTTTTGAAGGGATTGGCTTGATTATCCCGGTGCAAGATTCTATGAAACATCCGGAAAAGTTTCCTAAAGTTTTGTTAATGGTTATTATCACTGCatgtgttttatttattggcATTGCAACATTGGGGTACATATCCTACGGTGATCAAATTGAAACTGTAATCTTGTTAAATTTACCACAAACTAACatatttgttaatttaattcaatttttttattcaatggCAATTTTGTTGTCTACCCCACTACAGTTATTCCCAGCGATCGCGATTATAGAGAGTAAAGTATTTCCCAAATTTACCAAAATATATGGGGTTAACGGTGATATTACTGAGCTAAGATTAAATTCAGGTAAAAacaattggaaaataaaatggttGAAAAACACCGTTCGAACATTTATTGTCTTTTTGGTAGTATTTATTGCTTATTTTGGttcaaataatttagaTAAATTTGTCTCTATAGTTGGTTGTTTTGCATGCATACCTTTagtatatatttatccaCCAATGTTGCACTTGTTTAGTTGTAGTAGACCCAAATTAGTGGAAGACAAAAGCTTTAGTTTTACCAAAAGATTTCAAGTAGCATTGGATTATATACTGATTGTGTTTGGGACTATTA GGCAACCTAACAACAAAATGTCTGCttccaaaaaaagaggTTTTTATACTGAATTTGAACAACAAGATACTAAAGCATTAACTACCACAGTTGTTATtcaagaaaatgaaaatcaaagtaataaaaatatcccAGTTAAGGAGTTAACCTCTGAAATTGTCTCTAATCAAGctttattagaaaaatttaGTAAATTGAGAAAATTAATAGATTATCAATACcactatatttattatgAGTACcacaatttaaaaagtgctttaaaaaatgaggGTCAGAACGTATCTAATTCGATTCAAATGAACATTATTAATGGAAatgaatttgaaattaatgaaaaattggtGCCATCAATTTGCTATTCTTTAACTGCCTTTTACACCGGCCGCATTATAACCAACCCAAACAACTGgaattccattttttttaaacaaaacatAAAAAGTGTAAGTGCAAAGTTATTAACTAGTTTTCCAAGTCGAATTTTACTgccatttatttttgcagGCGTCATTTTCGCTAAGGAAACCCCAAAAACTTTTGATAATGTTGCTACCTATGCcatgaaaagaaataaagaCGAATTGTCTTTTGTGGGTAGTTGCAAGAAGTGGCGTAGTGAGATAGAACAAAAGTGCAGTACCTTAGAAAAAGACATTGATTTAAAGTTACAACAGAATATACACAGTTtaagaaaatttataatGGAAAGCATTTAA